In Oceanivirga salmonicida, a single genomic region encodes these proteins:
- the ricT gene encoding regulatory iron-sulfur-containing complex subunit RicT: MKILSIKFRKTKKVYPFIVQDEAKYNKGDHVIVETIRGDQIGTVISKKDFLETKEDNEDIKIREVKRKLNEKEIESLVELDKKADDAYFKCKKIVKEVLPEMNLVIGEYTFNEEKLIFYFTANDRLDFRELVRQVNKAFNRRVEFYQIKPNDEGRILNVFGRYGKELFW, encoded by the coding sequence TTGAAAATATTAAGTATAAAATTTAGAAAAACTAAAAAAGTTTACCCATTTATAGTACAAGATGAAGCTAAATACAATAAAGGAGATCATGTTATAGTTGAAACTATAAGAGGAGATCAGATAGGAACTGTAATATCAAAAAAAGACTTCCTTGAAACTAAGGAAGATAATGAAGATATTAAAATTAGAGAAGTTAAGCGTAAACTTAATGAAAAAGAAATAGAAAGTTTAGTAGAACTTGATAAAAAAGCAGATGATGCATATTTTAAATGTAAAAAAATTGTAAAAGAAGTTTTACCAGAAATGAATTTAGTTATTGGAGAATATACATTTAATGAAGAAAAATTAATATTTTATTTCACAGCTAATGATAGATTAGATTTTAGAGAATTAGTAAGACAAGTTAATAAAGCCTTTAATAGAAGAGTAGAATTTTATCAAATAAAACCTAATGATGAAGGTAGAATATTAAATGTTTTTGGAAGATATGGAAAAGAACTATTTTGGTAA
- a CDS encoding methyltransferase — MYIENIDKKQIKINKCFKITDDAILLAKYILEDDINGNTALEIGAGSGYISLKLENKFKNIIALEIQKLAYDNLKENLVKNEISNIKVLNEDVKKHCGIYDIIYSNPPYYKLNSGKLPDDNIKLFSKFEAKLTLKELVENTYRLLKKGGLFYYIYPLNRLKELEKEIVKNNMNIVDIQEINNRIILKGKK, encoded by the coding sequence ATGTATATAGAAAATATAGATAAAAAACAAATAAAGATAAATAAATGTTTTAAAATAACTGATGATGCAATATTACTAGCTAAATATATATTAGAAGATGATATTAATGGAAATACTGCCTTAGAAATAGGTGCAGGTTCTGGTTATATATCATTAAAATTGGAAAATAAATTTAAAAATATTATAGCATTAGAAATACAAAAATTAGCATATGATAATTTAAAAGAAAACTTAGTTAAAAATGAAATTAGTAATATAAAAGTACTAAATGAAGACGTAAAAAAACATTGTGGAATATATGATATAATATATTCTAATCCACCGTATTATAAATTAAATTCAGGTAAATTACCTGATGATAACATTAAATTATTTTCAAAATTTGAAGCAAAATTAACATTAAAAGAATTGGTAGAAAATACATATAGGTTATTGAAAAAAGGTGGATTATTTTACTATATTTATCCACTAAATAGATTAAAAGAATTAGAAAAAGAAATAGTAAAAAATAATATGAATATTGTAGATATTCAAGAAATAAATAATAGAATTATACTTAAAGGCAAAAAATAA
- a CDS encoding JAB domain-containing protein translates to MNIKEKYINYGYKNLNSREFLELLLYLSGYKDIEKKSDTLIKYYGSIDKILQDKDNISKKLNDKFIILASLINEYSKEYIHSKVKNCEYSLKSSNLVVEFLRRNLAYNKIERFDILFLTNGNQYITYKNISKGTLDKTYVFIRNILIQVLSCNAKNVIIAHNHPSGMLEPSFEDKKITQKIYNALELFDIILLDHIIVSREGYFSFAERGLI, encoded by the coding sequence ATGAATATAAAGGAAAAATATATAAATTATGGCTACAAAAATTTAAATAGTAGAGAATTTTTAGAACTACTTTTATATCTTTCTGGTTATAAAGATATTGAGAAAAAATCAGATACTTTAATTAAATATTATGGAAGTATTGATAAAATATTACAAGATAAGGACAATATTTCTAAAAAATTAAATGATAAATTTATAATTTTAGCAAGTTTAATAAATGAATATTCAAAAGAATATATTCATAGTAAAGTGAAAAATTGTGAATACTCTTTAAAAAGTTCTAATTTAGTTGTTGAATTTCTAAGAAGAAATTTAGCATATAATAAAATTGAAAGATTTGATATATTATTTTTAACTAATGGAAATCAATATATAACATATAAAAACATATCAAAAGGGACATTAGATAAAACATATGTATTTATAAGAAATATATTAATACAGGTATTGTCATGTAATGCTAAAAATGTAATTATAGCACATAATCATCCATCAGGTATGTTAGAGCCATCATTTGAAGATAAAAAAATTACACAAAAAATTTATAATGCTTTAGAGCTATTTGATATAATTTTGCTAGACCATATAATAGTCAGCAGAGAAGGATATTTTAGTTTTGCTGAAAGGGGATTGATTTGA
- a CDS encoding membrane-associated protease 1 codes for MGIKVNITGKNDEIILEKDSISSIKYISDTPNDSNARATDLNVCLEITGKIMSQTEDITKKLSFWSLVPSESDDAYRKLILEVISAGVVIRKITMPTAFVIDYEENFDIQNGTGKFKMLIKQKKEKIENIVIEGGYNAS; via the coding sequence ATGGGAATAAAAGTAAATATTACAGGTAAAAATGATGAAATTATTTTAGAAAAAGATAGTATTAGTTCAATAAAATATATTTCTGATACACCAAATGATTCTAATGCAAGAGCAACAGATTTAAATGTATGCCTTGAAATTACAGGTAAAATAATGAGTCAAACAGAAGATATTACTAAAAAATTAAGTTTTTGGTCATTAGTACCATCAGAATCTGATGATGCTTATAGAAAATTAATATTAGAAGTAATATCAGCAGGAGTTGTAATAAGAAAAATAACTATGCCAACAGCTTTTGTAATAGATTATGAGGAAAATTTTGATATACAAAATGGAACTGGAAAATTTAAAATGTTAATAAAGCAAAAAAAAGAAAAAATAGAAAATATTGTGATAGAAGGTGGATATAATGCAAGCTAG
- a CDS encoding 5'-methylthioadenosine/adenosylhomocysteine nucleosidase yields the protein MIGIIGAMDSEVSVIVSEMTNVTVENLASLTFYKGTCNNKEIVIVKSGIGMVNASIATTLLYERFKVEKIIFSGVAGSTVKDIKALDIVIGNSFVEYMFDVTLSGKYVKGQIAGTSKRDIDPSYDLLEITKDIKLNVNIHYGRIASADVFVNDYDEKIRIKNEFDAVAVDMESAAVAQTCTVLKIPYLIIRSISDSLGDNSNIEFSKFENLASINSKEFLLKLLKRL from the coding sequence GTGATAGGTATAATAGGTGCAATGGATTCTGAAGTATCAGTAATAGTTTCAGAAATGACAAATGTAACTGTGGAGAATCTAGCAAGTTTAACATTCTATAAAGGAACTTGTAATAATAAAGAAATAGTAATTGTAAAATCAGGTATAGGTATGGTAAATGCGAGTATTGCAACCACTTTATTATATGAAAGATTTAAGGTAGAAAAAATAATATTTTCAGGTGTAGCAGGTTCAACTGTTAAAGATATTAAAGCATTAGATATAGTAATTGGAAACTCTTTTGTTGAATATATGTTTGACGTAACATTATCTGGAAAATATGTTAAAGGACAAATTGCTGGAACAAGTAAGCGAGATATAGATCCTAGTTATGATTTATTGGAAATAACAAAAGATATTAAATTAAATGTTAATATACATTATGGTAGAATAGCAAGTGCAGACGTATTTGTTAATGACTATGATGAAAAAATAAGAATAAAAAATGAATTTGATGCAGTAGCAGTTGATATGGAAAGTGCAGCAGTAGCACAAACTTGTACAGTTTTAAAAATTCCATATTTAATAATTAGATCTATCTCAGATTCATTAGGAGATAATTCCAATATAGAGTTTTCAAAGTTTGAAAATTTAGCAAGTATTAATTCAAAAGAATTTTTATTAAAATTATTGAAGAGGTTATAA
- a CDS encoding FHA domain-containing protein yields the protein MKKIKMMIKKILAISLYLKNKIIRSKKIKSTQRLRYIEKEYIIFLVMLLMVIFYYIFFKSKTQSLILLSLLLSIYSSINIFLKKHLTYQYIDEKFDLEKSINEKKKNEMLKKQNSINRIIIIDNNGKEIDIINVNKEKYIIGRKTKNNNIDIDLSNYKNAELISKIHASIFKKNEYWYVRDEKSKNGTYILKTNNRKFLLKDSEEIINVGDMIEINNKIRLLVN from the coding sequence ATGAAGAAAATAAAAATGATGATAAAAAAGATATTAGCAATTTCTTTGTATCTTAAAAATAAGATAATAAGAAGTAAAAAAATTAAAAGTACACAAAGACTTAGATATATAGAAAAAGAATACATAATTTTTTTAGTAATGCTATTAATGGTTATATTCTACTACATATTTTTTAAAAGCAAAACACAATCTCTTATATTATTATCTTTACTTTTAAGTATATATTCAAGCATTAATATATTTCTAAAAAAGCATCTCACTTATCAATACATAGATGAAAAATTTGATTTAGAAAAATCTATAAATGAAAAGAAAAAAAATGAAATGTTAAAAAAACAAAATAGTATAAATAGAATAATAATAATTGATAATAATGGTAAAGAAATAGATATAATAAATGTTAATAAAGAAAAATATATAATAGGAAGAAAAACAAAAAATAACAACATAGATATAGATTTATCAAATTATAAAAATGCTGAATTAATAAGTAAGATACATGCAAGCATATTTAAAAAAAATGAATATTGGTATGTAAGAGATGAAAAATCCAAAAATGGAACATATATTTTAAAAACAAATAATAGAAAATTTTTACTAAAAGATAGTGAAGAAATAATTAATGTAGGAGATATGATAGAAATCAATAATAAAATAAGATTACTTGTAAATTAG
- a CDS encoding transcriptional regulator gives MDKINQTNRTILFETINPSKHNILTLIGDTNNITSLEDDKIKEINENLLVSSFEEFLDKFEPTIYSYYDADKLDICYSLEKPNLPDEVITVIKLNKENTFLNMLLSLIDMRNSNKVKNINFNYEDILEYLSPKKVIENLKQLRREIAYLYEKYHILDEKNPLKFEIGDKLNYKFEQASKNYNNVLAMLPLAINDIETRLMLDDGKKSKNRIDKIKTGILTIGSEGNIEVLAINSPTNTLQIEQNLDNSQNQLSQIFIEDYKQITNTPNDYVASLVARSFAPISTNLQEIDIEKEVVNYNNYLDLYKKSQENFIEISKELIKKILGVKLFFDQYDVKSKQMTPKLLITNISTDLLLNPKNKTVFKVYLNTVNNKNDFSNTVWFAIFPNVGLDFNIDIKNIRKRFNGRNLEDDEKNKFNTLINLANTLSEYKIQIFFNFEANDKTDFKSLALGGIEEYIEKTKVLENQEYSEYLIPVLPNFTLIPMNRSKVSIGNNIEADSQNISKQDEVFFYINGIHIDASYIAAGIVAAYQCPNYLKQRFKDAIINNPGVRVNIEAGENNFNIKTTLAKEISGYTQDLKNKINELSYGFVFTSDNAVYNNKIIDNILVYKARNMSKNKNSNYEPIYKTLTSNYIERILRYDTSDFKEERLNYFFSSAPDSTKSMWLKNNNVINSILRLEDDMTYEIDANSNTFSLNLKLSGDTRHLKLIINSKE, from the coding sequence ATGGATAAAATAAATCAAACTAATAGAACAATACTATTTGAAACTATAAATCCATCTAAGCATAATATACTGACTTTAATAGGAGATACAAATAATATAACTAGTTTAGAAGATGATAAAATAAAAGAAATAAATGAAAATCTATTAGTTTCTAGTTTTGAAGAATTTTTAGATAAATTTGAACCAACTATATATAGTTACTATGATGCAGATAAACTAGATATATGTTATAGTTTAGAAAAACCTAATTTACCTGATGAAGTAATAACGGTTATCAAACTAAATAAAGAAAATACTTTTTTGAATATGCTATTATCTTTAATTGATATGAGAAATAGTAATAAGGTAAAAAATATTAATTTTAATTATGAAGATATATTAGAATATTTATCGCCTAAAAAAGTAATTGAAAACTTGAAACAATTAAGACGAGAAATAGCCTACTTATATGAAAAATACCATATATTAGATGAAAAAAATCCGCTTAAATTTGAGATAGGAGATAAATTAAATTATAAGTTTGAACAAGCATCTAAAAATTATAATAATGTTTTAGCAATGTTACCACTTGCCATAAATGATATAGAAACTAGATTAATGCTAGATGATGGTAAAAAAAGTAAAAATAGAATTGATAAGATAAAGACAGGAATTTTAACTATTGGTAGCGAAGGAAACATAGAAGTATTAGCAATAAATTCACCAACAAACACATTACAAATCGAACAAAACTTAGACAATTCACAAAATCAACTTTCACAAATTTTCATTGAAGATTATAAACAAATAACAAATACTCCAAATGATTATGTAGCAAGTCTTGTAGCAAGATCTTTTGCACCTATAAGCACTAATTTGCAAGAAATTGATATAGAAAAAGAAGTTGTAAATTATAATAATTATTTGGATCTATATAAAAAATCACAGGAAAATTTCATAGAAATTTCAAAGGAATTAATAAAAAAAATACTAGGAGTTAAACTATTTTTTGACCAATATGACGTCAAATCAAAACAGATGACACCTAAATTATTAATTACCAATATTTCTACCGATTTATTATTAAATCCAAAAAATAAAACAGTATTTAAAGTATATTTGAATACTGTTAATAATAAAAATGATTTTAGTAATACAGTATGGTTTGCTATATTTCCAAATGTTGGATTAGATTTTAATATAGATATTAAAAATATAAGAAAAAGATTTAATGGCAGAAATTTAGAAGATGATGAAAAAAATAAATTTAATACTTTAATTAATTTAGCAAATACATTAAGTGAGTATAAAATACAGATATTTTTTAATTTTGAAGCCAATGATAAAACAGATTTTAAGAGTTTAGCATTAGGTGGTATAGAAGAATACATTGAAAAAACAAAGGTTTTAGAAAATCAAGAATATTCAGAGTATTTAATTCCAGTATTACCTAATTTTACACTGATACCAATGAATAGATCAAAAGTAAGTATAGGAAATAATATAGAAGCAGATAGTCAAAATATAAGTAAACAAGATGAAGTTTTCTTTTATATCAATGGAATACATATAGATGCAAGTTATATAGCTGCTGGCATAGTTGCAGCTTATCAGTGTCCTAATTATTTAAAACAAAGATTTAAAGATGCAATAATAAATAATCCTGGTGTAAGAGTAAATATAGAGGCAGGAGAGAATAATTTTAATATAAAAACTACGCTTGCAAAAGAAATATCAGGGTATACACAGGATTTGAAAAATAAAATAAATGAATTAAGTTATGGGTTTGTATTTACATCAGATAATGCAGTATATAATAACAAAATAATAGATAATATTTTAGTATATAAGGCAAGAAATATGAGTAAAAATAAAAACTCTAATTATGAACCTATTTATAAAACACTAACTTCAAACTATATAGAGCGTATTTTAAGATATGATACTTCAGATTTTAAGGAAGAAAGATTAAATTATTTTTTTAGCAGTGCACCTGATAGTACAAAATCTATGTGGTTAAAAAATAATAATGTTATTAACTCTATATTAAGGTTAGAAGATGATATGACATATGAAATAGATGCAAATTCAAACACCTTTAGCTTAAATTTAAAGCTATCTGGCGATACAAGGCACCTTAAATTAATTATAAATTCTAAAGAGTAG